The Delphinus delphis chromosome 2, mDelDel1.2, whole genome shotgun sequence genome contains a region encoding:
- the SNURF gene encoding SNRPN upstream reading frame protein, with the protein MERARDRLHLRRTTEQHVPEVEVQVKRRRTASLSNQECHLYPRRSQQQQQVPVVDFQAELRQAFLAETPRGG; encoded by the exons ATGGAGCGGGCCAG GGACCGTTTACACCTGAGACGGACCACAGAACAGCACGTACCAGAGGTAGAAGTCCAAGTCAAACGGAGAAGAACAGCCTCACTGAGCAACCAGGA GTGTCACCTGTATCCAAGGCGatctcagcagcagcagcaagtaCCTGTGGTGGATTTCCAGGCGGAACTGAGACAGGCATTCTTAGCTGAGACACCAAGAGGTGGTTAA